Part of the ANME-2 cluster archaeon genome is shown below.
ATCTTTAGTCTCAAAGTTTTCCAATATTTTGGATGATATTTCGGAGATCATATAATTCCACTCAATTATTTTATGTGTGAATCTGGTAAAGTCAGCTATGCTTCAATATGCATCAGATGAGCAATTGCTTTATCAATAGCAGTACTCACTTTTATTAAGATTATTTGAAAGGTAATTATAATTTTGTAAATATTGCATCACGATATGTTCAGTACCGCATTGCAGGGCTCTCAAAGGTTAATACGATCCCTGAAAACCAAACCCATATCTCAAATCAAAACCAGCCTGTCCTTAATCCCCTCGATAGCCGCCATCGCTGCTCCCCCTTCTTCCACAGGCGAGCGCCCGGCTAGATCAGCCTTAACAAGGGAGCTGTCATAGGGTATGGTCCCCAGTACCGGGATACCCATATTTTCCAGTCTGTACTCCACTGCCCCTAAATCCTCCTCTCCGGCCTTGTTTATCACGGCAGCGAATTTCGTCACCCCAATATCAGTACCAAGCCTCTTTATCCTCTCAGCAGTCTCAAGACTGCGCGCTCCTGGTTCCACTACCACGATCATCAGGTCGATGCCCCTGGTCGTTCCCCTGCCCAGATGCTCTATGCCTGCTTCCATATCCATAATAACTACAGACGATTCCTTCAGCACCACATGCCGCAGCAGTGCCCGCAGAAAGGACGATGCAGGACACATACATCCACTACCGCCCCGATCCACAGTACCCATCACCAGCATCCTCACACCATCGGGCCCCACCACACCGAAGCGCTCAACCACATCATCCACTTTCGGGTTCAGTTTGAACATCCCGCCAGGTCCACCCGCCCTCTCGTCAATCATATCCTCATACTCTGTAAGGGGCAGAGGTGGCTCATCAATACCCAGTGCAGACGCCAGGTTCATATCAGGGTCGGCATCAATGGCCAGCACATCCATACCGTCCCGTGCCAGAAGCCGTGCCAGTGTACCTGCCAGTGTGGTCTTGCCCACACCACCCTTACCAGTGATAGCGATTTTCATGGTTTTTCAACATATAGGAAATTATAAACGCATTTCGATATCGATATAGGTAATTTTCTTAGTTTCAATCAAATCTTTTGACAGGATTTACAGGATTTACAGGATTGTATCGTATCCTGTCAATCCTGTAAATCCTGTCTGATATTTCGTTTATCCTATCTGATATTTCCATTTTTCTTGAGCCGGAAGCCTATACTTCAATGAGTTCCACGCTGATATTATCGTTCGTGATAATCAGTGCCCCGTACCCTTTGGATGCTTCGCCCACATTGACCACAATCGTGTCACCTGCCATGGTAGTACCCCTGGCCTCGTGTATGTGTCCGCATACAACAAGGGCGAAACGATTAACGAACTTTGCTATCGCCTGGCTGCCAACATGTCCCACTGGCAGCTTATCACTATATCCGTATGGCGGGGCGTGACTAACCAATACGTTCCTGATGCCTGAACATTCATCAAGCAGCTTATCCAGGGACTGTTCAATATCCTCATCAGTAAGTTCGAATGGCGTATCGAACGGGGTAGCATTAGACCCACCCAGCCCCATGAAGTTCACATCACCAATGGTATGGCAGTTCTTATGCAGGTTGATAGCCTTTGAGCCGTCCAGTACTTCCAGGATATCCACAGGGTCGCAATTGCCAGGTACTGCCAGGACCGGTACATCGAACATGTTAATGAATTCAAGGGCCTTCCCAGCGGGTCCGAAGTTGGTGATATCACCTGTTATTAATACTACATCGACCTCACCGGCGCACTGTTGCAATGCCTCGACCTTTGAATAGTCGCCATGCAAGTCTGATAATGCAAGGAATTTCATATAATTACCTCAATACCTACCATTTTGGGTTAGACAGATATATGTCTTATGCATTTTACATTACCATGCGGGAGTTTATAGTAGTAGGGCACAAAGCGCGAACCGACGGGAATTTTAACCTGAACGACCTGCCCGGCAGCGGCGGCAGGATGGATATATTATGCCGCTGCGTGAATTCCGCACTGTTCTTAAGCCATGACCTGCGACGGGATGTGATAATATATCTGGTACTGCTGGGTGAACCATATATGCCAGGGATCGTTAAGTTCGAAGGGGAGAATGTTAGATATCTTAATCCTGATGAGCGCAGCAGCGGTTCCCTTATCAAAAAAGCACTGGAAAAAAGTGCCATTCCCAGGTGGAGAGAATCCACACCCGGAGTATGGATACGGCTAGGGGGCCTTGCAGACCTGCTGGAAGAAGTACTTACTGATGAAAAAAGGCTGTTCTACATGCGGGAAGATGGGGGCGACATCAGGGACGAGCTTAAAGAAAACGTGCCAGAAAATGTTGTTTTCATACTTGGTGACCATACCGGTATGACACCGGAAGAAGAAACTGTGATCCAGGATTCAGATGCAAAGACCATCAATGTTGGCCCAAAAAGTTTGCATGCTGACCACTGCATCATACTGGTAAATAACGAAATGGACCGGACTGTCTGTACGACCGGATAATAGAAAAAAAGGTGGGATTAGAGTAATCCCGACCTCTGTAGAACATATAGGTCTTCTGTACTGATCTTTTCGCCAAGTCTAAACTGGGAATATATTTCTTCAGCTTCCTTCTTGGCCTGGGCTTTGACAACAGATTCCCTGCCCTTCTTGCCCTTTCGTTTAAGACCGATTATCAGTTTATCAAAGTCACGTATCTCTCTCTGGGTCTTGATAAAGAGCCTGTGCTGTTCATCAGCAGACTCCTGTATTTTGACAAAATCCTTATGTACTTTATCTGATTCCGCCCTGACCTTATCGGCTTCCTTGAAGGTCTTTATCATCTTTTCATGATATTCCTGTGCAGCTTCAGCATACTCCTTTACTTTTTCGTGATGTACTGAAGCCTCGTCCTTTGATTTCTGGGCTTCTTCAAGTAATGTCTTGAGTTCCTGGTTACTTTCAAGCTGGTCTTTTTTACTTTTGAACTCATCCATGAGATGACCGATTTTCTCCACCAGTTCACGTTCTTTATTTGAGTCCATCACTCTGGTCATCTGCTCAAACTCAAGATGGTCAATCTCCTTCTTAAGATCCTTTAAAGATGGTCCGTCACTCAGGTGCAGGTCCTTCCTTAGCTTATCTACCTGTGCATAGACCTTACTGGCTTTTTCATTCACTTCATCGCGCTTGGCCTTGTTCTCACTGACCAATGCATTATTGGTATCCCTCAGGTTTTTGAGTTCCTGGGCTTCATCAATGAGTTCCTTTGTGCGCTTGTTAAGTTCATTTCGATTGCTTGCTAACGTACTTGCTTCAGTGTTGAGCTTGTTACGCATTTCCTTATATTCTTCAGATTTTACACTTAAATCTGCCTTTCTGGTTTGAAGTTCTTGTAGCATTACCTGTTAGTCCTCCTTTTCCAGCGAATAACGCTGGTATTTTTTGTATCTCATAATGGACGATACAACATTTTGACAGCCGAGCCAGCTATCGCTTATTTGGCTGGTGGATTGGTATACCCAATCATCCGGCCAATCCATCTTACTCTTATTATGAAGGGATAAGATTTAAAGAATATTGATAAATTGATTGTTTTTTTTTTAATTAAAAGAGGAATAAGCATTCTTGCATTTATCAGGGATAAATCCTTAAAACCCTTACCTCCAACCTAATCAGTTCAATATAATCCTGGAAATCTCTTCACTATTAAGCAATAATGGATACTCCGGTGAATGTTCTTTTAAATAAGGGCATCCCTTTTAACCTTTTCGGAGGATTTGGCCTTGCACATTTAATAGATACTTTTGTAAACAGGCAAATTAAATAAAGTATTTAATGGATGGATAAAAAACGATGCCGGACGGAAAAAACCATAATATAATCAACATAACTGTATTGGTCATCATCATTTCAGGACTTTATTCCTTATCTACAAGGGCTGATATTGTACTGCCAATGGAATATTTGAATTTTCAAATTATATCGGTTTTTTCAATCTCATACCTATTTGGCACTTTTTTCCTGAGCCCTGACCTGGATATAAACAGTTCCCCTTACGGAAGATGGGGGATATTCAGGTTCCTGTGGTGGCCATACAAGGTTATGTTCAAGCACAGGGGACTGTCACACCATTTTATTTTCGGACCTTTAACGATCCTTGCCAACTTTACCCTTATACTTTTACCAGTCCTGGTATTGGCTGGATTTAACATATACCGGATACCAGTTGAATTCATCGCAGCGGTCGTGCTGGGCATTGGGGTATCTATAGAACTGCATATCCTGGCTGATATGGTTGTCTCTGAGATATATTAAAGTGGATAAAGCAGGGAGCAATATCATAGCCTAATTTTTTTTATCTTCGAGGTCCTGGTATTCTTTTTCGATAATAGCGATCCATTTCCTGATGAAATCCCCTGGCATGCCGCAGGCTTCCATTATGGCCCGCTCGTTTTGTATGCGTGACTTCATCATGGCTTCAGGGGACAGGTCAATTCCTGCATATTTCGATTGAGTCTTCCTTTCGGGTTCGAAGGGATGAAAATCGGGAATTTTATCGACCACTTCGACCTGACAGGATTCTACTATCTCTTTACAGGCTGTGGCCACTGAATTAATATAATCCTGTTTGCCTTCAAGATACAGTGTCCCTGGCTCGCCTGACCTCAGGTGGGCTGTTATATCAAGGTCCTTGCCGAACCAGCCCTTACGGCTTTTCATATCCCATTTGCAGGTCTTAGGGAAGGATGCTTTTATTGCGGCCTTGTTCTGGCTGTATGTGTTTCCGGGGAAGTGTATTTTAACAGGCATGCCCAGCAATAGAAGCTCTTCCTTAAGCTTATATTATTGCTACCTGTAAAGTCTCGTATGACTGCATGGCGCTATACAATGTAACATTGTTGTAAGCTGTAAACAATGTCATTCTAGATTAACAGTAACTGTCCTACCGTTCAATACATCCTGTTCTGCAACATCCACGGTCTTTGATATATCCCCTACCGTGATGGTATATAGCCCGGTGGGCCTGGTATCAAAGTTGGTCTCATCCGGTATGGGGTCCAGTGTGGAATACGGCACCACTAAGCTACATGTACCGTTCCCAGCAGTGGTGGGTATTTACTTTTACGGATTGTATTGCCTATTTCTGCTTTTTCACTCGCATCTCAATAAATGACAGGATGTCAGTTAAGTTCACATCATCCCCGGGCAGAATATCATCTTCCTCTTGAATATGATGTGGAAAATTCGGAAGATTCCTATGATGCGGGGCATTGTCCCATCTTCTTATCAATTCACCATTTCTCTGCCAGTGATAAGAGTAGTCCCGCCAGCCTTCCCCGGTGGTTTCAGATACATGTAAAACAGAGCCATCTGTAAGAGTTGCATTTGCTTTGATCAGTTCAATTTCTGGTTCGACCAGGGTTTTTGTGATACGAAGTTCAACGACAACACTATGCTTACTTAAAATCGTTATCGTCCTAACTACAACCAAGGGGATATCTCCTTATGGACACAACTCCAGTAAGAATATGCTTTAGAGTATGCCTTCCATTCAATGTAGTCATCCCATTTTTCAAAGTCTTCTTTTTCAGTAGCTTTGAGCTGCTGTTCAAAATGTTCAAAAACAAGGCCATATTTTGTTTCGTATTCCTGCATAGACAGTTCATATTCTTTCATTTTGGACAAGCTCAAATCGTGTACTATGTTTATGATGGCAGATCTTTCATTTTCAAATAAACCGTGGTGTACTAAACTCGAAATCGGGTTCCAAACATCCTTTGGTATCTCTACGGTCTCCATGAACATCTCCAACTTTTAAAAATTCATTTTATAATGTAAAATGACTTTTCTCTCACAAATATGTATCGCTGATAACATATTTTCAAGGGAATTCCTCAACATCAAGTGGGAATTTTAGTCAGACCATATCCACAGTAACCGTTCCGCCGTTCAATACATCTTGCTCCTTAACGTCCACGGTCTTTGACACATCCCCTGCCGTTATGGTATATGGCCCGGTGGGCCTGGTATCAAAATTTGTTTCATCCGGTATGGGGCTCAGTGTGGAATACGGTAGTGTACCAGAATACGATACTTAATGATATTTGAAGAACTAACCCTACTTGGAATTGCCCGATTTCAGAACAAATCACTATCGAAAGATCACTTAGACGAAATATTTGTGAAAAATTGGAATCAACATGAGTAGGTGAAGTGACTGTCTAATCTAACAAAGTGGAGTTAAGTATCTTAAATTATGCCACTGCCCAAAGATGTGCAGCCGTCCTTCCATGCTGGTGTACCAGTACTGCTTGAAAATTGGTTGTTCCTGTCCGGATATCACGGCCCACGTCCGGTAGTCGGTCCAGTCGTGCCCGTCCCAGATGCCCATGATATCCAGAATGGCATAGGCCATGTAGGCATTACTGATAATGTACCTGGAGCCTGGGTGCAGGCATTTGATGTAAGGTATGAACTGCACTGGAACATGCATTGAACGGATAATACGGATTTACACTGATTTGATTACATCAGTATCATATTTACACAGTGGAGGCTTTATTA
Proteins encoded:
- a CDS encoding AAA family ATPase, translating into MKIAITGKGGVGKTTLAGTLARLLARDGMDVLAIDADPDMNLASALGIDEPPLPLTEYEDMIDERAGGPGGMFKLNPKVDDVVERFGVVGPDGVRMLVMGTVDRGGSGCMCPASSFLRALLRHVVLKESSVVIMDMEAGIEHLGRGTTRGIDLMIVVVEPGARSLETAERIKRLGTDIGVTKFAAVINKAGEEDLGAVEYRLENMGIPVLGTIPYDSSLVKADLAGRSPVEEGGAAMAAIEGIKDRLVLI
- a CDS encoding metallophosphoesterase, coding for MKFLALSDLHGDYSKVEALQQCAGEVDVVLITGDITNFGPAGKALEFINMFDVPVLAVPGNCDPVDILEVLDGSKAINLHKNCHTIGDVNFMGLGGSNATPFDTPFELTDEDIEQSLDKLLDECSGIRNVLVSHAPPYGYSDKLPVGHVGSQAIAKFVNRFALVVCGHIHEARGTTMAGDTIVVNVGEASKGYGALIITNDNISVELIEV
- the trmY gene encoding tRNA (pseudouridine(54)-N(1))-methyltransferase TrmY produces the protein MREFIVVGHKARTDGNFNLNDLPGSGGRMDILCRCVNSALFLSHDLRRDVIIYLVLLGEPYMPGIVKFEGENVRYLNPDERSSGSLIKKALEKSAIPRWRESTPGVWIRLGGLADLLEEVLTDEKRLFYMREDGGDIRDELKENVPENVVFILGDHTGMTPEEETVIQDSDAKTINVGPKSLHADHCIILVNNEMDRTVCTTG
- a CDS encoding phosphoserine phosphatase, with product MLQELQTRKADLSVKSEEYKEMRNKLNTEASTLASNRNELNKRTKELIDEAQELKNLRDTNNALVSENKAKRDEVNEKASKVYAQVDKLRKDLHLSDGPSLKDLKKEIDHLEFEQMTRVMDSNKERELVEKIGHLMDEFKSKKDQLESNQELKTLLEEAQKSKDEASVHHEKVKEYAEAAQEYHEKMIKTFKEADKVRAESDKVHKDFVKIQESADEQHRLFIKTQREIRDFDKLIIGLKRKGKKGRESVVKAQAKKEAEEIYSQFRLGEKISTEDLYVLQRSGLL
- a CDS encoding DUF2227 family putative metal-binding protein, giving the protein MPDGKNHNIINITVLVIIISGLYSLSTRADIVLPMEYLNFQIISVFSISYLFGTFFLSPDLDINSSPYGRWGIFRFLWWPYKVMFKHRGLSHHFIFGPLTILANFTLILLPVLVLAGFNIYRIPVEFIAAVVLGIGVSIELHILADMVVSEIY